The Chryseobacterium glaciei DNA window GAAGTTCAGTAACAATCAAGGATAAAAAAGGGAATAATAAATCGAGTCATAAAATCGTGAAAGGACAGTTCAGTAGCTTATCTGCAACCACAAAAGGAGAATTATACGAAGATAATATGAACCGCAGTTTTATTGTAGCAGTGAACGAAAGTGAAGAGCAGACAGAGAAAATCATTAGTTATCAGAACCACAGAAATGCCGGAGAAATAGATAAAAACGGAGAAGAAAAGGCTGTTGGTTTTATACAAAAAGTCATCAGGAATTTAAAGCATTATGAAGTTATAAACCCGTATGCGACACAAATACAATTACCCAGTAACGTAAAGAATAAGAGACGATTAAATGAAATGTTTCAAAGTATTATTAAGCAAATTACTATCGTGTATCAGTATCAAAGAGAAATAAAAAACGATTATTTAATTACTGAAATTGAAGATATCGAGAATGCTGTAGAGATACTATTCGAGAGTATTATTTTAAAGATTGACGAGTTAGACGGAAGCTTAAGACAGTTTTTTGAAAAGTTGAAAAAAGCCTTTAAGGAAGAGCAGTTTACAAGATTTGATGCAATGGAAATTACAGGATTTAAAAAGACACAATTACAGTTCTATCTGAACGAATTAGTGAGATTGGAATATCTGAAACAAATCGGTTTTGCGAATAAAGGATTTAAATATAAAATCTCCTATAACGATAATATACAGAGAGTTAGAAAGGAATTGAAAGAATCTTTTACAAAACAATTGGAACAATTAAAATTGAACGCTACTGAACACAAACGAACGCTAGACGGAAACCAAACGAACACTAGAATACTTATAAATACCGATGAATAAAGAGAAATAGATTAGCGTTCGGAAAAACACAAAATAGTACAAAAGCAAATTGGTCATAGATGGATGAAGAAACAATTTATCAGTACAGAAAAGAGTTACAAAACTTAGGATACAGTAAAACCGTTACCAGCAGCTATCCCAGACAAGTAAGAAGATTTTTAGAATACAGTAAAAAACTCTTTACAGAAATCGATACAGAAGATATTAAAATCTACCACGAACATATCAAAAAAGTAAAAGGAATAAAGACAAAAAAGACATTTAGTGAAACTTATATTTATTCTATTTTATTATCTATAAAAATCTATTTTAATTATCTCGAAAGATCAGGAGAAATAAAAAGTAATCCTTATCAACTCACAATAAAGCATCCAAAAAGTAAAGAAAGAAAAGTATTTACAAGTGAAGAAATTGGAAAGCTATATGCTAAAAGCAGTAAGCTACAAGCTATTATACTACATCTATGCTACGCATGCGGACTGAGAAGAACAGAAGCTGTAGAACTAAGAATTAAAGACATAGATCTTGAAAACTGCATCCTATATATAAGAAAAGGTAAAGGTAAAAAACGAAGAGTAATACCGTTTACAAAACAAGTGAAAAGAGATCTTGAAGATTTTATTTCAACTGAAACCATCAACAGACAACCATCAACAGACAACCAAAATCTACTCAATATTACAGGAGATTATATTTATAAACAGTTTAAAAAGTTACTCAAAGATACAGAACTCAATACTCAGGAATTTACACTCCATTGTTTAAGACATACTATTGCAACACAACTATTAGAGCAAGGAATGGAACTCGAAAAAGTAAGAGATTTTTTAGGGCACTCACAATTATCCGCCACACAGATTTACACAAGAATTTTAATCAAATGAAAATAGAAGATTATTTACTCACAACCCTGC harbors:
- a CDS encoding tyrosine-type recombinase/integrase — encoded protein: MDEETIYQYRKELQNLGYSKTVTSSYPRQVRRFLEYSKKLFTEIDTEDIKIYHEHIKKVKGIKTKKTFSETYIYSILLSIKIYFNYLERSGEIKSNPYQLTIKHPKSKERKVFTSEEIGKLYAKSSKLQAIILHLCYACGLRRTEAVELRIKDIDLENCILYIRKGKGKKRRVIPFTKQVKRDLEDFISTETINRQPSTDNQNLLNITGDYIYKQFKKLLKDTELNTQEFTLHCLRHTIATQLLEQGMELEKVRDFLGHSQLSATQIYTRILIK